CCGGTGGCGACCCTCTGCACCCAAGCAACGTCGACGAGATCTTAGCGTTGGTTCAGCGGGTACGCGCCGAAGCACCGGGCAAAGATATTTGGCTATGGAGTGGCTACACCTTAGCGGAGCTTAACCCAACCCAGCGGCAGGTAATTGAGCTGGTAGACGTTATGGTGGACGGTAAGTTTGACCAAGAGTTGAAGGATCTGTCGCTGAAGTGGCGCGGTAGCAGCAATCAAGTTGTGCACCAATTGCGTAAGAGTGCGTAATACCGGCTAGAACAGCGGTATATTTTCGTAGGGCTGTGTCGCCACTGTGCTGCTGAGGTTGGGGTTATGCGAGCGGCGCTAAAATTACTGCGCTTTAATTGAGTTATGGCGCGGTGGCGACGGCACATTCTTGTATGCATTAGGGGGGAGCTCCGTCCCTTTGCAATCGCCCTTTGCCTTAGGTCGCCGTCCAAAACGCTGCGCTGGACAGCTGCAATGCGGCGGAAGATCAAAAGCGGCAGTGCTTTAACGCTATTAGCACCAATAACAGCAACTAAGTGCTGAGCCATGGTAAGGGGCGTTAGCAAAAAACGGCTAGGCATGGTTTCAACAGCGGCGGGCATTCTATCACGCATAAAAAGTACTAGGGTGATAGTCAAACTGCGAAAATGAATTTGATATTAATCGGTAAAGTTAGCTAGCCGTGGCTTTATAACATTGGCAAACAATGCCTCAAGCATGGTGGCTAACTAAGCCTCAGGCATTATAAGAACGCTGTTAGGTAAATAGGAGTATCAGTGTTAACTTTTATAACAATTTTCACAATAATTACAGGGACAGCATCCCTATTGGGCTTTATCTATATATTTTGGGGGTTGAATGAGCAATATAAAACAACCTGTAAATACATATTTTCCTTAGCATTTATTTGGTCTGCTTACATTCTGTTTTTTCCAAGTTCGATAGTAGAAAATGTAGCTGGAAATATTTCTTTTTATCAATCACCTACAATTGAAAATCCAAGTAAAAATCTAATCATCCAAAGAGGTGAGTTTTCAGTATCTGAAAACGAACCGGTAGCTATTGAGTTTCCATTTCCATTTAAGGAGGCCCCGAAGGTTGAAATTATTAACACTAATGCACATAAAGAAAACTTTATACCTAATATAAAAAAAATAACTGCACACCAAGTTGTTTTTCAAAGTAGTTCGTATGGTGGTTTCGCGTTGTATCGGACATATAAGTGGGTCGCACGCGGAATTCCATTAGAATCTGCTAATAAGTAAATTTACCTAACAAGAGCATAAAGAGTGACGTCCAACGCTTGGCTGACGCTCATTCTTCGCTAATTATAGCCAAGCATTGTCCGCACCTTATGCGGGCGTTAGGCCCTTCTCATAATTCGGAGTGCAAATGGGAATCACTAAAAAGGAAATTACTGTAAATCATATCAAAGCTAAAACTGATGGAATTACTTTATTACCAATAAACTATAGGGAGGAAGAAGACTATAAGTATCAGTCCACTTCATTATCATTTTTCAAATATGCGAAAGATAAAACAGAAATAACCTTTTATACTGATCCAGAAATTTTATATGAGCAAAGGTCTGTAGAATGGTTTGGCCCAGTGATTTTAATTACTTCATCACTCATTTCACAGAACCCAGAAATAGTTTCTATAACCTGTGGTGTAATTTCAAACTACCTAACTGACTTTTTTAAAGGGCAGAAAAATCCAGAGGTATCTTTGAAAGTTGTCTATAGAGAGACTGAAAAAGAAAAAATAACAGAAATTGAATACCAAGGTAGTGGTGAAGATCTTTCCAAGCTTCAAGAAGCTATTTTGGAAGTTGCTAAAAAATGACCAGCGATAAAATTAGTTTTGAAGAGATCAAAGAGATTTATGATAACTTCATAGATTCATGTGCTAAATTCTGTTTTTTTACTCGTTCCATAGAGAAACAGAAAGAAAAATCAAATGAATGCGTACAGTATATAAACTTGATAAAGTCATATAAATTTCAAGTGATTGAAAGAAACGCTGAAT
The genomic region above belongs to Ferrimonas lipolytica and contains:
- the nrdG gene encoding anaerobic ribonucleoside-triphosphate reductase-activating protein — its product is MNYHNYYPVDVVNGPGTRCTLFVAGCVHQCRGCYNQSTLNPDSGHHFTQALADKIISDLTDPRIKRRGLSLSGGDPLHPSNVDEILALVQRVRAEAPGKDIWLWSGYTLAELNPTQRQVIELVDVMVDGKFDQELKDLSLKWRGSSNQVVHQLRKSA